A single genomic interval of Cucumis sativus cultivar 9930 chromosome 5, Cucumber_9930_V3, whole genome shotgun sequence harbors:
- the LOC101209469 gene encoding type I inositol polyphosphate 5-phosphatase 12 isoform X1, protein MDDRIEDDEREALAGLSTVPPPRKSHSYSQQLRAGSDQKRFQIRKHSLDEDQIPKVKEGYCDSSDDDFLPYSTTSAIGGEEFLSQRLDQNLCMDGGGGIDDSRQSQALAEFVGSGGSTGFFKVPIRASVHPGRPTCLELRPHPLRETQIGKFLRNIVCTETQLWAGQECGVRFWNFENAYEAGSGLGGRVRRGDEDAAPFYESTNTSPTMCLIVDNGNRLMWSGHKDGKIRSWKMDHCFEEMPFKEGLSWQAHRGPVLAMTLTSYGDLWSGAEGGIIKVWPWEAIEKSLCLSSGERHMAALLVERSYIDLRGQVTVNGVCSISSQDVKCLLSDNVKAKVWCAGALSFSLWDAQTRELVKVFNVDGQTETRVDVLTPPQDQAVEDEMKVKFVSTSKKEKPQGFLQRSRNAIMGAADAVRRVAKGAGAFTEDIKRVETIMLATDGMIWSGCTNGMLVQWDGNGNRLQDFNHHPYAVQCFCAFGTRMYVGYVSGVIQIVDLEGNLVAGWVAHSSPVLKMAVGGGYVYSLANHGGIRGWNMTSPGPIDNIVRTELAAREVLYTRKQNVKMLVGTWNVGQGRASHEALMAWLGSAVSDVGIVVVGLQEVEMGAGFLAMSAAKETVGLEGSAVGQWWIDTIGKALDEGTTFERMGSRQLAGLLISLWVKKNLRTHVGDVDAGAVPCGFGRAIGNKGGVGLRIRVYDRIICFVNCHLAAHLEAVNRRNADFDHIYRNMVFNRSSNLLNNAAGMVPYLFLSCSLAFSTYLFWLLYSSGLPLALSVAAGVSTSVHTLRATNVAAVNPEEPKPELSDADMVVFLGDFNYRLFGISYDEARDFVSQRCFDWLREKDQLRAEMKNGKVFQGMREALIRFPPTYKFERHRPGLAGYDAGEKKRIPAWCDRVIYRDNRSAPVSESSLDCPVVSSVLLYEACMEVTDSDHKPVRCKFNLQISHADRSVRRKEFGDIIKSNEKVKSIFEELLYIPETTVSTNTIILQNQESSLLYITNKCLKDEATFRIISEGQSSIKDEGEVRDYHPRGAFGFPRWLEVTPAAGIIKPEQSIEISVHHEESHTLEEFVDGIPQNWWSEDTRDKEVMLTVIVEGSCSTRSFSHQVRVRHCFSNKTVRADSKSNSTKKT, encoded by the exons ATGGATGATCGCATTGAAGACGATGAACGGGAAGCCTTGGCGGGGTTGAGCACTGTCCCTCCTCCTCGGAAATCCCATTCTTACAGCCAACAGCTTCGAGCTGGTTCCGATCAGAAGCGTTTTCAGATTCGTAAGCATAGCTTGGATGAAGATCAGATTCCTAAAGTTAAGGAGGGGTATTGTGATTCTTCTGATGATGATTTTCTTCCCTATTCGACCACTTCCGCCATTGGTGGGGAGGAATTTCTCTCGCAGAGATTGGACCAGAATCTCTGTATGGACGGCGGTGGCGGCATTGATGATTCACGCCAATCTCAGGCATTGGCGGAGTTCGTCGGCAGTGGTGGCTCTACTGGGTTTTTTAAGGTTCCGATTCGTGCCTCGGTTCATCCTGGTCGGCCGACGTGCCTGGAGCTGAGGCCGCATCCATTGAGGGAAACACAGATAGGGAAATTCTTGAGGAACATTGTTTGTACAGAGACGCAGTTATGGGCAGGGCAGGAATGTGGGGTTCGGTTCTGGAATTTTGAGAATGCTTATGAAGCTGGTAGTGGACTGGGAGGAAGGGTGAGAAGGGGCGATGAGGATGCTGCTCCATTTTATGAATCCACAAACACCTCTCCCACCATGTGTTTGATTGTAGACAATGGGAATAGATTGATGTGGAGTGGGCATAAGGATGGGAAGATTAGATCATGGAAGATGGATCATTGCTTTGAGGAAATGCCTTTCAAGGAGGGGCTTTCATGGCAAGCCCACCGTGGTCCTGTTCTTGCTATGACCCTGACTTCTTACG GTGATCTGTGGTCAGGAGCTGAGGGTGGTATTATTAAGGTCTGGCCATGGGAAGCAATTGAAAAGTCTCTTTGCCTTTCGTCCGGGGAAAGGCATATGGCTGCTTTACTTGTAGAGAGGTCATATATTGACCTAAGGGGCCAAGTAACAGTTAATGGTGTCTGTAGCATATCTTCTCAAGACGTAAAGTGCTTGTTATCTGATAATGTTAAAGCCAAAGTTTGGTGTGCTGGGGCCCTTTCATTCTCATTGTG GGATGCTCAAACAAGGGAGCTTGTTAAAGTTTTTAATGTAGATGGTCAGACTGAGACTCGAGTTGATGTGCTAACACCCCCTCAAGATCAAGCAGTGGAAGATGAgatgaaagtaaaatttgtttccacttccaaaaaagaaaaaccacagGGCTTTCTCCAGAGATCACGCAATGCCATAATGGGAGCTGCAGATGCTGTTCGTCGGGTTGCAAAGGGAGCAGGGGCATTTACAGAAGATATCAAGAGAGTAGAGACAATAATGCTGGCCACGGATGGCATGATTTGGAGTGGATGTACAAATGGCATGTTAGTGCAGTGGGATGGAAATGGGAATCGGTTGCAAGATTTTAACCACCACCCTTATGCTGTTCAGTGCTTCTGTGCTTTTGGGACACGGATGTATGTGGGTTATGTGAGTGGGGTTATCCAGATAGTGGATCTTGAGGGGAACTTAGTTGCAGGATGGGTTGCTCATAGTAGTCCTGTGCTAAAAATGGCAGTGGGCGGAGGATATGTTTATAGCTTGGCTAACCATGGTGGAATTCGTGGCTGGAACATGACTTCTCCAGGACCTATTGATAACATAGTACGGACAGAACTGGCCGCTAGAGAGGTGTTGTacacaagaaaacaaaatgtcaaaatgcTGGTTGGCACATGGAATGTGGGACAAGGAAGAGCCTCTCATGAAGCCTTGATGGCATGGTTGGGTTCTGCTGTCTCGGATGTCGGCATTGTTGTTGTTGGATTGCAGGAAGTAGAGATGGGTGCAGGTTTTCTTGCCATGTCTGCTGCAAAAGAAACT GTAGGACTTGAAGGCAGTGCAGTAGGACAATGGTGGATCGATACCATTGGAAAAGCTTTGGATGAAGGGACAACTTTTGAACGCATGGGTTCCAGACAACTGGCTGGCTTGCTTATTTCTCTTTG GGTGAAGAAAAATCTTAGAACACATGTTGGAGATGTTGATGCTGGGGCAGTTCCTTGTGGTTTTGGTCGTGCAATCGGTAATAAG GGAGGTGTGGGTTTGAGAATCAGAGTCTATGATAGGATAATATGCTTTGTGAACTGTCACTTGGCTGCACACTTGGAAGCAGTAAACCGTCGTAATGCAGATTTTGACCACATCTACCGAAACATGGTCTTCAATCGCTCATCTAACCTTCTAAATAATGCAGCTGGTATGGTGCCATACCTGTTTTTGTCTTGCTCTCTTGCCTTCTCCACATATTTATTTTGGCTGCTTTACTCTTCTGGCTTGCCCTTGGCCCTCTCTGTTGCAGCTGGTGTCTCAACTTCTGTTCATACGCTTCGGGCTACAAAT GTTGCTGCCGTCAATCCTGAAGAACCAAAACCTGAGTTATCTGATGCAGATATGGTTGTGTTTCTGGGTGATTTCAATTACCGGCTCTTTGGCATATCGTACGATGAAGCACGAGACTTTGTTTCCCAGAGATGCTTTGACTGGCTTAGAGAAAAGGATCAGCTTAGAGctgaaatgaaaaatgggaAAGTTTTTCAAGGCATGCGTGAGGCACTCATTAGATTCCCTCCTACATACAAGTTTGAAAGGCATCGACCCGGTTTAGCAG GATATGATGCTGGCGAGAAGAAACGTATTCCTGCTTGGTGTGACAGAGTAATATATCGTGACAATCGGTCCGCTCCAGTGTCTGAAAGTAGTTTAGATTGCCCTGTAGTATCATCTGTTTTATT GTATGAGGCCTGCATGGAAGTGACTGACAGTGATCACAAACCTGTCCGATGTAAATTCAACCTTCAGATTTCCCATGCTGATAGGTCAGTGAGGAGAAAAGAGTTTGGGGACATTATTAAATCTAATGAGAAAGTGAAATctatttttgaagaattattATACATTCCGGAAACCACTGTCAGCACCAACACTATAATTCTTCAAAACCAGGAGTCATCTCTTTTGTACATTACCAATAAATGCCTGAAAGATGAGGCTACTTTTAGAATAATCTCTGAAGGTCAATCCTCTATCAAGGATGAAGGTGAAGTGCGCGATTATCATCCTAGAGGGGCCTTTGGATTTCCTCGGTGGCTTGAG GTAACACCAGCTGCTGGAATAATTAAACCTGAGCAATCTATCGAGATATCGGTACACCACGAAGAATCCCACACGCTGGAAGAGTTTGTTGATGGCATCCCACAAAACTGGTGGTCCGAAGACACACGAGACAAGGAAGTTATGTTAACTGTCATTGTAGAAGGAAGTTGCTCAACTCGATCATTCAGTCACCAAGTCCGTGTGCGCCATTGCTTCTCAAACAAGACAGTTCGTGCCGACTCTAAATCCAACagtactaaaaaaacataa
- the LOC101218560 gene encoding uncharacterized protein LOC101218560 — protein sequence MPVSKSKSASKDKSSARAAAKKQPKASKTSASKNSNRTSAATTAQNPVGELDHTVEISSTLTTSSLLSDNGHFQNMEDMDDHSSSPRGTVSDFDLSSNNGSCSGESEDPKEKTVDSSNQQDRTTGCDHEKREKIRLKNEKKHQRQKEKRAQELHERCKGYLMSRKLEALSQQLVAMGFSPERATMALILNEGKLEESVAWLFEVNTEEPRNKDTVNVTSGSNLKIDINSELAHISALEAQFKCSKQEVERAIVASGGDLDKAEGILREQKQKESVSQSNHEVVGETHRMARAQETAGSASVFTMQSSNREFSSNSAQMTVPAWLEAGNRSTQQSLKTTDQPRLLRGGEKRWPAVGSGLSLSTSSSPLPVVTSHPYAKAEAQIGVSKSEAIHLRREIPEQPVEPVVFIQQQPQSINGLQNAVSSPMLPGTTPWYSNNAPTNKNIISSDKLLHNHSRMILGAENRRLEQIYHQVVHNQPQFMSGPVEMLSSGLDIPWAKENVSSSHFPSEAQSLWKPGGGTLSSFTVPSSYGSSSNLSQGSPAQTTGLLSQMDWNLGGLMPYCDYNRIDWTLHSPSSRSSELSPGFSSSLRNGSGMRLCELGMQGGGGVKDVSGSGGLRDWTSPFAGNDLFSAPRQLVTSPFP from the coding sequence ATGCCGGTATCAAAATCCAAGTCTGCCTCAAAGGATAAGTCCTCTGCTAGGGCTGCTGCCAAGAAGCAGCCGAAGGCTTCAAAAACCTCTGCttctaaaaattcaaacaggACTTCAGCAGCCACTACTGCTCAAAATCCAGTTGGTGAATTGGATCATACGGTTGAAATATCATCAACACTAACCACTTCCTCATTGCTCTCTGACAATGGTCACTTCCAGAACATGGAAGATATGGATGACCACTCAAGCAGTCCACGTGGTACAGTATCTGATTTTGATCTGTCTTCCAACAATGGTAGCTGCTCGGGTGAGTCAGAGGATCCAAAAGAGAAGACAGTTGATTCTTCAAACCAGCAAGATAGGACAACTGGGTGTGACCATGAAAAGCGGGAGAAGATTCGAttaaagaatgagaaaaaacaTCAAAGACAGAAAGAAAAACGGGCTCAGGAGTTGCATGAACGATGCAAAGGCTATCTAATGTCTAGAAAGCTTGAAGCTCTTTCTCAGCAACTGGTTGCTATGGGATTCTCTCCTGAAAGAGCTACCATGGCGCTAATATTAAATGAGGGTAAGTTAGAGGAATCAGTCGCCTGGCTCTTTGAAGTAAACACAGAAGAGCCCCGGAACAAGGACACTGTTAATGTTACAAGTGGGAGTAACTTGAAGATTGATATTAACAGTGAGCTAGCTCATATTTCAGCTCTTGAAGCACAGTTTAAATGCTCAAAACAAGAGGTTGAACGAGCCATAGTTGCTTCTGGTGGTGATCTTGATAAGGCAGAGGGTATTCTAAGAGAACAGAAGCAGAAAGAATCCGTCAGTCAGTCAAATCACGAAGTAGTTGGTGAAACACATAGAATGGCAAGAGCTCAAGAAACGGCTGGATCTGCATCTGTCTTTACAATGCAATCAAGCAATAGAGAGTTTAGCAGTAATAGTGCGCAAATGACGGTACCAGCGTGGTTAGAAGCAGGCAATAGGAGTACACAACAGTCTTTGAAGACGACAGACCAACCAAGACTGCTGAGGGGAGGGGAGAAGAGATGGCCTGCTGTAGGATCAGGCCTTTCTTTGTCAACTTCATCGTCACCATTGCCTGTAGTCACGTCTCATCCGTATGCAAAGGCAGAGGCTCAAATTGGTGTTTCTAAAAGCGAAGCCATCCACCTTCGACGAGAAATACCCGAACAGCCAGTCGAGCCAGTCGTTTTTATTCAGCAGCAGCCTCAATCCATAAATGGGTTGCAAAATGCTGTCTCCAGTCCCATGCTTCCTGGAACAACTCCATGGTATTCAAACAATGCTCcaactaataaaaatatcatctCGAGTGACAAATTGCTGCACAATCATAGCAGGATGATCCTTGGGGCAGAAAATAGAAGGCTAGAACAGATTTACCATCAGGTTGTTCATAATCAACCACAATTCATGTCTGGTCCGGTTGAGATGTTATCATCGGGGCTAGATATACCCTGGGCGAAAGAGAATGTATCATCGTCACACTTTCCTTCCGAAGCACAAAGTTTGTGGAAACCTGGTGGTGGAACTCTATCTTCCTTCACAGTCCCATCGTCTTATGGATCGAGTTCAAACCTCAGCCAAGGCTCACCTGCACAAACGACGGGGTTATTGTCACAGATGGACTGGAATCTCGGGGGGTTGATGCCATATTGCGATTACAACAGAATAGACTGGACTCTGCATAGCCCAAGTTCACGGTCGAGTGAGTTGTCTCCAGGCTTTTCGTCATCGTTGAGGAACGGTTCAGGGATGAGGCTGTGTGAACTTGGAATGCAGGGCGGGGGAGGTGTAAAAGATGTATCGGGTTCAGGTGGATTGCGCGATTGGACCTCTCCTTTTGCAGGAAATGATCTATTCAGTGCACCCAGGCAGCTTGTTACGTCTCCATTTCCTTAG
- the LOC101209469 gene encoding type I inositol polyphosphate 5-phosphatase 12 isoform X2, protein MDDRIEDDEREALAGLSTVPPPRKSHSYSQQLRAGSDQKRFQIRKHSLDEDQIPKVKEGYCDSSDDDFLPYSTTSAIGGEEFLSQRLDQNLCMDGGGGIDDSRQSQALAEFVGSGGSTGFFKVPIRASVHPGRPTCLELRPHPLRETQIGKFLRNIVCTETQLWAGQECGVRFWNFENAYEAGSGLGGRVRRGDEDAAPFYESTNTSPTMCLIVDNGNRLMWSGHKDGKIRSWKMDHCFEEMPFKEGLSWQAHRGPVLAMTLTSYGDLWSGAEGGIIKVWPWEAIEKSLCLSSGERHMAALLVERSYIDLRGQVTVNGVCSISSQDVKCLLSDNVKAKVWCAGALSFSLWDAQTRELVKVFNVDGQTETRVDVLTPPQDQAVEDEMKVKFVSTSKKEKPQGFLQRSRNAIMGAADAVRRVAKGAGAFTEDIKRVETIMLATDGMIWSGCTNGMLVQWDGNGNRLQDFNHHPYAVQCFCAFGTRMYVGYVSGVIQIVDLEGNLVAGWVAHSSPVLKMAVGGGYVYSLANHGGIRGWNMTSPGPIDNIVRTELAAREVLYTRKQNVKMLVGTWNVGQGRASHEALMAWLGSAVSDVGIVVVGLQEVEMGAGFLAMSAAKETVGLEGSAVGQWWIDTIGKALDEGTTFERMGSRQLAGLLISLWVKKNLRTHVGDVDAGAVPCGFGRAIGNKGGVGLRIRVYDRIICFVNCHLAAHLEAVNRRNADFDHIYRNMVFNRSSNLLNNAAAGVSTSVHTLRATNVAAVNPEEPKPELSDADMVVFLGDFNYRLFGISYDEARDFVSQRCFDWLREKDQLRAEMKNGKVFQGMREALIRFPPTYKFERHRPGLAGYDAGEKKRIPAWCDRVIYRDNRSAPVSESSLDCPVVSSVLLYEACMEVTDSDHKPVRCKFNLQISHADRSVRRKEFGDIIKSNEKVKSIFEELLYIPETTVSTNTIILQNQESSLLYITNKCLKDEATFRIISEGQSSIKDEGEVRDYHPRGAFGFPRWLEVTPAAGIIKPEQSIEISVHHEESHTLEEFVDGIPQNWWSEDTRDKEVMLTVIVEGSCSTRSFSHQVRVRHCFSNKTVRADSKSNSTKKT, encoded by the exons ATGGATGATCGCATTGAAGACGATGAACGGGAAGCCTTGGCGGGGTTGAGCACTGTCCCTCCTCCTCGGAAATCCCATTCTTACAGCCAACAGCTTCGAGCTGGTTCCGATCAGAAGCGTTTTCAGATTCGTAAGCATAGCTTGGATGAAGATCAGATTCCTAAAGTTAAGGAGGGGTATTGTGATTCTTCTGATGATGATTTTCTTCCCTATTCGACCACTTCCGCCATTGGTGGGGAGGAATTTCTCTCGCAGAGATTGGACCAGAATCTCTGTATGGACGGCGGTGGCGGCATTGATGATTCACGCCAATCTCAGGCATTGGCGGAGTTCGTCGGCAGTGGTGGCTCTACTGGGTTTTTTAAGGTTCCGATTCGTGCCTCGGTTCATCCTGGTCGGCCGACGTGCCTGGAGCTGAGGCCGCATCCATTGAGGGAAACACAGATAGGGAAATTCTTGAGGAACATTGTTTGTACAGAGACGCAGTTATGGGCAGGGCAGGAATGTGGGGTTCGGTTCTGGAATTTTGAGAATGCTTATGAAGCTGGTAGTGGACTGGGAGGAAGGGTGAGAAGGGGCGATGAGGATGCTGCTCCATTTTATGAATCCACAAACACCTCTCCCACCATGTGTTTGATTGTAGACAATGGGAATAGATTGATGTGGAGTGGGCATAAGGATGGGAAGATTAGATCATGGAAGATGGATCATTGCTTTGAGGAAATGCCTTTCAAGGAGGGGCTTTCATGGCAAGCCCACCGTGGTCCTGTTCTTGCTATGACCCTGACTTCTTACG GTGATCTGTGGTCAGGAGCTGAGGGTGGTATTATTAAGGTCTGGCCATGGGAAGCAATTGAAAAGTCTCTTTGCCTTTCGTCCGGGGAAAGGCATATGGCTGCTTTACTTGTAGAGAGGTCATATATTGACCTAAGGGGCCAAGTAACAGTTAATGGTGTCTGTAGCATATCTTCTCAAGACGTAAAGTGCTTGTTATCTGATAATGTTAAAGCCAAAGTTTGGTGTGCTGGGGCCCTTTCATTCTCATTGTG GGATGCTCAAACAAGGGAGCTTGTTAAAGTTTTTAATGTAGATGGTCAGACTGAGACTCGAGTTGATGTGCTAACACCCCCTCAAGATCAAGCAGTGGAAGATGAgatgaaagtaaaatttgtttccacttccaaaaaagaaaaaccacagGGCTTTCTCCAGAGATCACGCAATGCCATAATGGGAGCTGCAGATGCTGTTCGTCGGGTTGCAAAGGGAGCAGGGGCATTTACAGAAGATATCAAGAGAGTAGAGACAATAATGCTGGCCACGGATGGCATGATTTGGAGTGGATGTACAAATGGCATGTTAGTGCAGTGGGATGGAAATGGGAATCGGTTGCAAGATTTTAACCACCACCCTTATGCTGTTCAGTGCTTCTGTGCTTTTGGGACACGGATGTATGTGGGTTATGTGAGTGGGGTTATCCAGATAGTGGATCTTGAGGGGAACTTAGTTGCAGGATGGGTTGCTCATAGTAGTCCTGTGCTAAAAATGGCAGTGGGCGGAGGATATGTTTATAGCTTGGCTAACCATGGTGGAATTCGTGGCTGGAACATGACTTCTCCAGGACCTATTGATAACATAGTACGGACAGAACTGGCCGCTAGAGAGGTGTTGTacacaagaaaacaaaatgtcaaaatgcTGGTTGGCACATGGAATGTGGGACAAGGAAGAGCCTCTCATGAAGCCTTGATGGCATGGTTGGGTTCTGCTGTCTCGGATGTCGGCATTGTTGTTGTTGGATTGCAGGAAGTAGAGATGGGTGCAGGTTTTCTTGCCATGTCTGCTGCAAAAGAAACT GTAGGACTTGAAGGCAGTGCAGTAGGACAATGGTGGATCGATACCATTGGAAAAGCTTTGGATGAAGGGACAACTTTTGAACGCATGGGTTCCAGACAACTGGCTGGCTTGCTTATTTCTCTTTG GGTGAAGAAAAATCTTAGAACACATGTTGGAGATGTTGATGCTGGGGCAGTTCCTTGTGGTTTTGGTCGTGCAATCGGTAATAAG GGAGGTGTGGGTTTGAGAATCAGAGTCTATGATAGGATAATATGCTTTGTGAACTGTCACTTGGCTGCACACTTGGAAGCAGTAAACCGTCGTAATGCAGATTTTGACCACATCTACCGAAACATGGTCTTCAATCGCTCATCTAACCTTCTAAATAATGCAGCTG CTGGTGTCTCAACTTCTGTTCATACGCTTCGGGCTACAAAT GTTGCTGCCGTCAATCCTGAAGAACCAAAACCTGAGTTATCTGATGCAGATATGGTTGTGTTTCTGGGTGATTTCAATTACCGGCTCTTTGGCATATCGTACGATGAAGCACGAGACTTTGTTTCCCAGAGATGCTTTGACTGGCTTAGAGAAAAGGATCAGCTTAGAGctgaaatgaaaaatgggaAAGTTTTTCAAGGCATGCGTGAGGCACTCATTAGATTCCCTCCTACATACAAGTTTGAAAGGCATCGACCCGGTTTAGCAG GATATGATGCTGGCGAGAAGAAACGTATTCCTGCTTGGTGTGACAGAGTAATATATCGTGACAATCGGTCCGCTCCAGTGTCTGAAAGTAGTTTAGATTGCCCTGTAGTATCATCTGTTTTATT GTATGAGGCCTGCATGGAAGTGACTGACAGTGATCACAAACCTGTCCGATGTAAATTCAACCTTCAGATTTCCCATGCTGATAGGTCAGTGAGGAGAAAAGAGTTTGGGGACATTATTAAATCTAATGAGAAAGTGAAATctatttttgaagaattattATACATTCCGGAAACCACTGTCAGCACCAACACTATAATTCTTCAAAACCAGGAGTCATCTCTTTTGTACATTACCAATAAATGCCTGAAAGATGAGGCTACTTTTAGAATAATCTCTGAAGGTCAATCCTCTATCAAGGATGAAGGTGAAGTGCGCGATTATCATCCTAGAGGGGCCTTTGGATTTCCTCGGTGGCTTGAG GTAACACCAGCTGCTGGAATAATTAAACCTGAGCAATCTATCGAGATATCGGTACACCACGAAGAATCCCACACGCTGGAAGAGTTTGTTGATGGCATCCCACAAAACTGGTGGTCCGAAGACACACGAGACAAGGAAGTTATGTTAACTGTCATTGTAGAAGGAAGTTGCTCAACTCGATCATTCAGTCACCAAGTCCGTGTGCGCCATTGCTTCTCAAACAAGACAGTTCGTGCCGACTCTAAATCCAACagtactaaaaaaacataa
- the LOC101209957 gene encoding protein ELC, protein MVPSPSHSDPSPPNPQIIQQFLSSVLSQRGPSALPYTEDTKWLIRQHLVALTTAFPSLVPRTASFTHNDGRSVNLLQSDGTVPMSFQGATYNIPVVIWLMESYPRHPPCVYVNPTRDMIIKRPHPHVNPSGMVSIPYLQNWIYPSSNLVELVRNLSVMFGRDPPLYSQRRPNPSPSPSPSPSPSPSSSFGRNSVNSSIASNMGVAAFPRPAIPPRAYPPSPYGSGNDIASIARMQPHTEDPNEVFKRNAINKLVEMVHNDIVGLRKTREAEMEGLFSAQGVLKQREEDLNKGLKEMQDEKEALEQQLQMVLMNTDVLEAWLRENEGKISSDFNAHDAFECVDVLSKQVLECTASDLAIEDAIYSLDKAVQDGAIQFDQYLRNVRLLSREQFFHRATAAKVRASQLQAQVANMASRISQYSNS, encoded by the coding sequence ATGGTACCGTCGCCGTCCCACTCCGATCCCTCCCCGCCCAATCCTCAAATAATCCAACAATTCCTCAGCTCCGTCCTCTCTCAGCGGGGCCCCTCCGCCCTTCCCTACACTGAAGACACCAAGTGGCTGATCCGCCAGCACTTGGTCGCTCTCACCACCGCCTTCCCCTCGTTGGTCCCTCGTACCGCGAGTTTCACTCACAACGATGGCCGCTCCGTCAACCTCCTCCAATCCGATGGAACTGTTCCCATGTCGTTTCAAGGCGCTACCTACAACATTCCGGTTGTTATTTGGCTCATGGAGTCGTATCCTCGACACCCCCCTTGTGTTTATGTGAACCCAACTCGGGATATGATCATCAAACGCCCTCATCCTCATGTTAATCCATCCGGTATGGTCTCCATCccttatttacaaaattggaTTTATCCGAGCTCTAATTTGGTTGAATTGGTTCGTAATTTGAGCGTTATGTTTGGTCGCGACCCACCGCTTTATTCTCAACGGAGACCGAATCCTAGTCCTAGCCCTAGCCCTAGTCCTTCTCCGAGTCCTAGTTCTAGTTTTGGGCGTAATAGTGTTAATTCTTCGATTGCTTCTAATATGGGGGTTGCCGCTTTCCCACGCCCTGCAATTCCGCCGAGGGCTTACCCACCGTCGCCGTATGGTAGCGGTAATGATATAGCTTCTATTGCGCGTATGCAGCCTCATACGGAAGATCCTAATGAAGTTTTCAAACGAAATGCGATTAATAAGCTTGTGGAGATGGTGCATAATGATATTGTCGGGTTAAGAAAGACTAGGGAGGCTGAAATGGAAGGACTTTTTAGTGCACAGGGAGTGTTGAAACAGAGAGAGGAGGATCTAAACAAAGGTTTGAAAGAGATGCAAGATGAGAAAGAGGCTTTAGAGCAGCAACTGCAGATGGTTTTGATGAATACTGATGTTTTGGAAGCTTGGTTAAGGGAGAATGAGGGGAAGATTAGCAGTGATTTCAATGCCCACGACGCGTTTGAATGTGTTGATGTGCTTTCAAAGCAAGTGCTTGAGTGTACTGCTTCAGATTTGGCAATAGAAGATGCTATATATTCCTTGGATAAGGCTGTGCAGGATGGGGCAATACAATTTGATCAGTACTTAAGGAATGTGAGGTTGTTGTCAAGAGAGCAGTTTTTTCACCGGGCTACCGCTGCCAAAGTCAGAGCATCTCAATTGCAAGCTCAAGTTGCTAACATGGCTTCACGGATTTCTCAGTATTCTAATAGCTGA